A single bacterium BMS3Abin02 DNA region contains:
- the menC gene encoding o-succinylbenzoate synthase, giving the protein MSLRDVELRRIDLSLVHPFRTSFGTEQARDILLVHVEADDSEGWGECVAMQEPVYSSEYVDGAQQIIREHFLPRLTGDVSAASLGALLAPFHGHPMAKAALEMALLDAELRASGVSLAAHLGSTRSRVPVGVSVGIFEEIPVLLDAVEGYLARGYVRVKLKIEPGWDIDPVRAARERFGDDLLLQVDANTAYKAADMDHLAALDQFDLLLIEQPFAEEDLLTHATFARRVTTPICLDESITSARTAAAAIELGACSIVNIKAGRVGGYLEARKIHDLCARRNIPVWCGGMLETGLGRAANLALAGLPNFRYPGDISETARYYGHDITPPFVLEPDGTIRVPDGPGLGVEPDPDRLEEVTTSVEHIRLG; this is encoded by the coding sequence GTGAGCCTCAGAGACGTCGAGTTGCGGCGTATCGATCTGTCCCTCGTGCACCCCTTCCGAACCTCGTTCGGCACCGAGCAGGCAAGAGACATCCTCCTGGTGCACGTCGAAGCCGACGACTCGGAAGGCTGGGGTGAATGCGTGGCGATGCAGGAACCCGTCTACTCGTCCGAATACGTCGACGGGGCGCAGCAGATCATCAGGGAGCATTTCCTCCCCAGGCTGACAGGCGACGTCTCCGCGGCATCACTCGGCGCTCTCCTGGCTCCGTTCCACGGTCATCCGATGGCGAAAGCCGCATTGGAGATGGCTCTGCTCGACGCCGAGTTGAGAGCGTCCGGAGTGTCACTGGCGGCGCATCTGGGTTCGACCCGTTCGCGAGTTCCCGTCGGGGTGTCGGTCGGAATCTTCGAGGAGATCCCGGTGCTCCTCGATGCCGTCGAGGGCTATCTGGCCCGTGGCTATGTCCGCGTCAAACTCAAGATCGAGCCTGGCTGGGACATCGATCCGGTCCGGGCAGCACGTGAACGGTTCGGAGATGACCTGCTGCTTCAGGTGGATGCCAACACCGCATACAAAGCCGCCGACATGGACCATCTCGCCGCCCTCGATCAGTTCGACCTGCTGCTCATCGAACAACCCTTCGCCGAAGAGGATCTCCTCACCCACGCGACGTTCGCGCGGCGCGTCACCACGCCGATCTGCCTCGACGAATCGATCACGTCGGCACGCACCGCTGCGGCCGCCATCGAACTCGGCGCCTGTTCGATCGTCAACATCAAGGCCGGACGCGTCGGTGGCTATCTCGAGGCCCGCAAAATCCACGACCTGTGTGCCCGGCGCAACATCCCCGTCTGGTGTGGGGGAATGCTCGAGACCGGCCTCGGCCGGGCCGCGAACCTCGCGCTAGCCGGACTCCCGAACTTTCGGTATCCCGGCGACATCTCCGAGACAGCCCGCTACTACGGACACGACATCACGCCTCCGTTCGTCCTCGAACCGGACGGAACGATCCGGGTGCCCGATGGTCCCGGGCTCGGTGTCGAGCCCGACCCGGACCGCCTCGAAGAAGTGACGACATCGGTGGAGCACATCCGCCTCGGGTAG